In Stieleria varia, one genomic interval encodes:
- the ribA gene encoding GTP cyclohydrolase II, with amino-acid sequence MPVELNSVPEAVEAIRSGEVVIVVDAEDRENEGDFICAAEKATPETINFMLRGRGQLCVSILPDVGKRIDLNPIVTDNNAPLKTAFLTPIDIATAKTGITAAERSQTIQRLASPDCVVDDFVRPGHVYPLLAKQGGVLRRAGHTEAAMDLARMAGFAPAGVLCEILSESGDRASRAELVALATQHSLKMISIEQLIAHRRVSEKLVSRAAESRLPTKYGDFQIIVYSVDFEAQEPIAIVQGDLSEPGTAPLVRMHSSCFTGDLISSLRCDCGDQLHMALKMISEEGRGALIYLPQEGRGIGLAQKIKAYALQDQGMDTVEANHALGFKADMRDYGIGLQILKDLGLRDVRLLTNNPKKSEAFNLRGYDLRLVDQVPIVPPFNEHNKTYLETKRAKMGHQLPDLN; translated from the coding sequence ATGCCAGTTGAGCTCAATTCGGTCCCCGAAGCGGTTGAGGCGATCCGCAGCGGAGAAGTCGTGATCGTTGTCGATGCCGAAGATCGCGAGAACGAAGGCGATTTCATCTGCGCGGCTGAGAAAGCGACTCCAGAAACCATCAACTTCATGCTTCGCGGCAGAGGACAGTTGTGCGTTTCGATCTTGCCGGACGTGGGCAAACGCATCGACCTCAATCCGATCGTCACGGACAACAACGCGCCCCTCAAGACGGCTTTCTTGACCCCGATCGATATCGCCACGGCGAAGACCGGGATCACGGCGGCCGAGCGTAGCCAGACCATTCAGCGGCTGGCCTCACCTGACTGCGTGGTGGACGATTTTGTTCGTCCCGGTCACGTCTATCCCTTGCTGGCAAAGCAAGGTGGTGTGCTGCGGCGGGCCGGGCACACGGAGGCTGCGATGGACTTGGCACGCATGGCCGGCTTCGCTCCGGCCGGTGTGCTGTGCGAGATCTTGTCGGAAAGCGGTGACCGAGCCAGTCGAGCAGAACTGGTCGCATTGGCCACTCAACATTCGCTCAAAATGATCAGCATCGAGCAACTCATCGCACACCGGCGGGTCAGTGAGAAATTGGTCAGTCGAGCGGCCGAGTCCCGATTGCCGACGAAATACGGCGACTTTCAAATCATCGTCTATTCGGTTGATTTCGAAGCCCAGGAGCCGATCGCGATCGTGCAGGGTGACTTGAGCGAGCCCGGCACGGCACCGCTGGTACGAATGCACAGCAGTTGTTTCACCGGTGATTTGATTTCATCGTTGCGTTGTGACTGCGGCGATCAGTTGCACATGGCGTTGAAGATGATCAGCGAAGAAGGCCGGGGAGCATTGATCTATTTGCCACAGGAAGGCCGCGGCATCGGGTTAGCCCAAAAGATCAAAGCCTATGCGTTGCAGGATCAAGGCATGGATACCGTGGAAGCCAACCATGCGTTGGGTTTCAAGGCAGACATGCGAGACTACGGCATCGGATTACAGATTCTCAAGGACCTCGGGTTGCGTGACGTCCGACTGTTGACCAACAATCCCAAGAAATCCGAAGCGTTCAACTTGCGAGGTTACGACCTGCGTTTGGTCGATCAGGTGCCGATCGTTCCGCCGTTCAACGAACACAACAAAACGTACCTTGAGACCAAACGCGCGAAGATGGGCCATCAACTGCCCGATTTGAACTAA
- a CDS encoding FMN-dependent NADH-azoreductase — MSKLLYIESSPRKERSKSIATAKAFLKAYQAAHPDDEIMTIDLWEKSLPEFDGYTIDAKYQVLHGQDFDADQQRAWQAVVDVCDEFKSADKYVISLPMWNFGIPYKLKHYIDVLAQPGQTFSFSPESGYSGLVTGKPVTVIYARGGAYGSGDAKGMDLQKSYMDLLLGFIGFTDIQSVLVEPTLAAADEVAKTEAKAIERAESIAKSF, encoded by the coding sequence ATGTCCAAGCTGCTTTACATCGAATCATCACCTCGTAAAGAACGTTCAAAGTCGATCGCCACCGCGAAAGCGTTTTTGAAGGCGTATCAGGCGGCTCATCCCGATGACGAGATCATGACAATTGATTTGTGGGAAAAGTCGCTGCCGGAATTTGACGGCTATACGATCGACGCCAAGTATCAAGTCTTGCACGGGCAGGATTTTGATGCCGACCAACAGCGTGCGTGGCAGGCGGTGGTGGATGTGTGCGACGAGTTCAAGTCAGCCGACAAGTACGTGATCAGTTTACCGATGTGGAATTTCGGGATTCCGTACAAGCTGAAGCATTACATCGACGTGTTGGCGCAGCCCGGCCAGACCTTCAGTTTTTCACCCGAGAGCGGCTACAGCGGTTTGGTCACGGGAAAGCCCGTCACTGTGATTTACGCTCGCGGTGGTGCTTATGGTAGCGGCGATGCAAAGGGCATGGATTTGCAGAAGAGCTACATGGATTTGCTGCTGGGATTCATCGGCTTCACCGACATCCAGTCGGTCTTGGTGGAACCAACGCTGGCGGCTGCCGACGAAGTGGCGAAGACGGAGGCCAAAGCGATTGAGCGGGCGGAGTCGATCGCCAAGTCGTTCTGA
- a CDS encoding alpha/beta hydrolase — protein MTVFSRLIAPADSLRTLVAAVLFVTLLLSSSDAQEVAPANETDQAGIRVLTDQQYGENLDGYGVCDVYLPATKAPATGYPVVMIVHGGGWISGDKWTVEGYARVLAKAGYAAITINYRLSPKHKFPAPLDDVRQALVWCTANAKKFSWDCSRVGLFGYSAGGHLSLLAGLLSERPFDEVQPTTTWPKDDQRWSQMPSIKAVCAGGPPCDFRTLPLDNTALSYFLGGSRREKPQVYEVASPITHVSPKAPPVQLIHGDKDAMVSISNSQDMLKALTAAGVDARMKTIANQGHMLTFMNQLTSQTMLGFFDEVLRK, from the coding sequence ATGACCGTGTTTTCTCGATTGATCGCCCCAGCGGACTCGCTACGGACACTCGTCGCGGCCGTTTTGTTCGTCACTCTGCTGCTTTCCTCCTCTGACGCTCAGGAGGTTGCCCCGGCCAACGAAACAGATCAAGCCGGCATCCGAGTCCTCACCGACCAACAATATGGCGAGAACTTGGATGGCTATGGTGTGTGCGACGTCTATTTACCCGCCACCAAAGCACCCGCGACAGGATACCCGGTGGTGATGATCGTCCACGGCGGTGGTTGGATCAGTGGCGACAAATGGACCGTGGAAGGCTACGCACGCGTGCTCGCCAAAGCCGGCTATGCAGCCATCACCATCAACTATCGCCTTTCACCCAAGCACAAGTTTCCCGCGCCGCTGGATGATGTGCGTCAAGCTCTGGTCTGGTGCACCGCCAACGCGAAAAAGTTCTCGTGGGACTGTTCCCGCGTCGGCTTGTTCGGTTACTCCGCCGGCGGTCACCTCTCGCTCTTGGCCGGATTGCTCAGCGAACGGCCATTCGATGAAGTCCAACCGACGACGACTTGGCCCAAGGATGACCAGCGGTGGAGTCAGATGCCGAGCATCAAAGCGGTCTGCGCGGGCGGGCCTCCCTGCGACTTTCGTACTCTGCCGCTGGACAACACCGCACTTTCCTACTTCTTGGGTGGGTCTCGGCGAGAAAAACCGCAAGTCTACGAAGTCGCCTCGCCGATCACCCATGTCTCTCCCAAAGCTCCGCCAGTGCAACTGATTCACGGAGACAAGGACGCCATGGTCTCCATCTCCAACAGCCAGGACATGCTCAAGGCACTGACCGCCGCCGGCGTCGACGCGAGAATGAAAACGATCGCCAACCAAGGTCATATGCTGACCTTCATGAACCAGTTGACCAGCCAAACCATGCTCGGATTCTTTGACGAAGTCCTGCGTAAGTAA
- a CDS encoding MarR family winged helix-turn-helix transcriptional regulator, whose product MSSTLKDELRKRGPFDSVEQEATLAIFRTSDLLENRFARLLREHGLTLSQYNVLRILRGEGEPMPCLEVADRMIQVAPAITRVVDQLLGLGHITKTQSEQDRRVYVIDLTTSGTRLLKKLDQPILDLHAVLLGGVSKADMKTLIRILERARAGVPQ is encoded by the coding sequence ATGTCATCAACCCTGAAAGATGAACTTCGCAAGCGAGGCCCGTTCGATTCAGTCGAGCAGGAAGCCACCTTGGCGATTTTTCGGACAAGCGATTTGCTGGAAAATCGTTTTGCGAGGCTGCTGCGTGAGCATGGATTGACGCTCTCGCAATACAACGTGCTACGTATTTTGCGGGGTGAAGGTGAACCGATGCCCTGCCTGGAGGTTGCGGACCGAATGATCCAGGTTGCCCCAGCGATCACCCGCGTGGTGGACCAACTGTTGGGATTGGGGCACATCACCAAAACACAGTCAGAGCAGGATCGACGCGTTTATGTGATCGATTTGACCACGTCGGGGACACGGTTGTTGAAGAAGCTGGATCAACCCATCCTGGATTTGCATGCGGTATTGCTTGGCGGCGTCAGTAAGGCGGACATGAAGACGTTGATTCGAATACTGGAGCGTGCGCGTGCGGGAGTCCCGCAGTAG
- a CDS encoding ABC transporter ATP-binding protein: MSTLSVQHVSKSFGTTESPLQVLTDVTLELSGGDSLAIVGPSGSGKSTLLQILGTLDQPTSGTVLIDGTDPFSYSAAQLAAFRNHKIGFIFQDHHLLPQLSVIENVLVPTLAGGRPGSEHIDRAGELIEAVGLGHRRGHLPSQLSGGERERVAIARALLMKPTLILADEPTGNLDRKSAEAVTELLLRLQSDNGAILISVTHSDALAAAMKDRKELLDGKLV, encoded by the coding sequence ATGTCCACACTGTCTGTTCAACACGTCTCCAAATCATTCGGCACCACCGAGTCTCCCCTGCAAGTTCTGACGGATGTCACGTTGGAGCTAAGCGGTGGCGACTCGCTGGCCATTGTGGGACCCAGCGGTAGCGGCAAGAGCACGCTCCTGCAAATCCTTGGAACGCTCGACCAGCCCACCAGCGGCACCGTCCTGATCGATGGCACCGATCCGTTTTCCTATTCGGCCGCCCAGTTGGCCGCGTTTCGGAATCACAAGATCGGGTTCATCTTTCAAGACCATCATCTGCTGCCCCAGTTGAGTGTGATCGAGAACGTATTGGTGCCGACGTTGGCCGGCGGTCGACCTGGATCGGAGCACATCGACCGCGCCGGTGAGTTGATCGAGGCGGTGGGACTTGGTCATCGACGCGGCCATTTGCCCAGTCAGCTCTCCGGTGGCGAGCGTGAGCGGGTCGCGATCGCCCGGGCGTTGTTGATGAAGCCGACCTTGATCTTGGCGGATGAACCGACGGGCAACTTGGACCGCAAATCAGCCGAGGCGGTCACTGAGTTGTTGCTACGGTTGCAAAGCGACAACGGAGCGATCTTGATCTCCGTCACCCACAGCGACGCCCTGGCCGCCGCGATGAAAGACCGCAAAGAACTGCTCGACGGAAAACTGGTCTGA
- a CDS encoding pirin family protein: MNASRRNALSVTAAGLIHVATNTGSAFSQSAGQVDLLVRQAAERGHTDLGWLQSFHSFSFGGYYDQRHMGFRSLRVINDDKIAAGRGFPTHPHRDMEIISYVLEGALQHKDSTGQGAIIGSEDIQMMSAGTGITHSEFNPSASQANHFLQIWIEPAMRGVRPRYSDNKVVLEEKLDQWKKIAGPEGSDASVSIHQDASIYATHLTQGRNIEFTVERGRHAWLQVARGALIVNGTRLESGDAVATSRATALSVQAAESSDALLFDLA; this comes from the coding sequence ATGAACGCTTCTCGCAGAAACGCATTGTCGGTCACCGCGGCTGGTTTGATTCACGTCGCCACGAACACGGGATCGGCTTTCTCGCAATCAGCTGGCCAAGTCGATTTGCTGGTTCGTCAGGCGGCTGAACGAGGGCACACTGACTTGGGATGGCTACAGAGTTTTCACTCATTCTCGTTTGGCGGCTACTACGACCAGCGTCACATGGGTTTTCGGTCTTTGCGAGTCATCAACGACGACAAGATCGCGGCCGGACGCGGTTTTCCGACCCATCCGCACCGGGACATGGAGATCATCTCGTATGTCTTGGAGGGTGCGTTGCAGCACAAAGACAGCACGGGGCAGGGGGCGATCATCGGGTCAGAGGACATCCAGATGATGTCGGCCGGAACGGGGATCACGCACAGCGAGTTCAATCCCTCGGCAAGTCAGGCTAATCATTTCCTGCAGATCTGGATCGAGCCCGCGATGCGGGGCGTTCGTCCACGATACAGCGATAACAAAGTCGTCTTGGAGGAAAAGCTTGATCAGTGGAAAAAGATTGCCGGTCCGGAAGGCAGCGATGCATCCGTGTCGATTCATCAAGACGCCTCGATCTATGCGACCCATTTGACGCAAGGTCGCAACATTGAGTTCACCGTTGAGCGTGGCCGACACGCATGGTTGCAAGTCGCTCGCGGGGCATTGATTGTCAACGGAACGCGATTGGAAAGCGGGGACGCGGTCGCCACCAGTCGTGCAACCGCGTTGAGTGTCCAAGCCGCTGAGTCGAGCGACGCATTGCTATTTGACTTGGCCTAA
- a CDS encoding prephenate dehydrogenase: MASDTASDFIPRRVAILGVGLLGGSVARALRRHQIDVVGYSRTPETRAMALQQGVVTEAYASLADACEGCDVVVVASPVDRIADMVLQAAPFIDDGALITDVGSTKALIVHSVAKDQRAAEKFVAAHPIAGSEKTGVEHSRSDLFDNKMIVITPGPSNSAERLLRCEQFWRLTGGQTVRMTPAIHDQQLAAISHVPHLISSLLACLPAEEALPLVGSGWSDMTRVASGDPTMWTAICQHNSQAIVDQIGTVIAQLQSVQQMVAASDQQALHDWLAAAKSRKDRTQSSETR; this comes from the coding sequence ATGGCTAGCGATACCGCGTCAGACTTCATCCCCCGACGCGTAGCGATCTTGGGCGTCGGGTTGCTCGGCGGCAGCGTCGCCCGAGCCTTGCGTCGTCATCAAATCGACGTGGTCGGTTACAGCCGAACGCCGGAGACGCGAGCGATGGCGTTGCAACAGGGTGTCGTCACAGAGGCGTACGCCTCACTGGCCGATGCGTGTGAAGGTTGCGACGTCGTCGTGGTCGCATCGCCCGTGGATCGTATCGCCGACATGGTGCTGCAAGCGGCTCCGTTCATCGATGACGGGGCGTTGATCACGGACGTGGGCAGCACCAAGGCCTTGATTGTTCACAGTGTGGCCAAGGATCAGCGTGCCGCCGAAAAGTTTGTTGCCGCGCACCCGATCGCGGGTTCGGAAAAGACCGGCGTAGAGCACAGCCGCTCGGACTTGTTCGACAACAAGATGATCGTGATCACTCCTGGCCCGAGCAATTCGGCGGAGCGGCTTTTGCGATGCGAACAGTTTTGGCGTCTGACCGGCGGCCAGACCGTACGAATGACACCAGCGATTCACGACCAACAGCTCGCCGCGATCAGTCATGTCCCGCACTTGATTTCGTCCCTGTTGGCCTGCTTGCCCGCCGAAGAGGCGTTGCCATTGGTGGGCAGCGGTTGGAGCGACATGACGCGAGTCGCCTCCGGTGATCCCACGATGTGGACGGCGATTTGTCAGCACAACTCACAAGCGATCGTGGATCAGATCGGTACGGTCATTGCACAATTGCAATCAGTGCAGCAAATGGTCGCGGCGTCTGATCAACAGGCGTTGCATGACTGGTTGGCCGCAGCAAAGTCTCGCAAGGATCGAACCCAGTCAAGCGAAACACGCTAG